A section of the Rhodanobacteraceae bacterium genome encodes:
- a CDS encoding transposase, translating into MLLRRANSLLNDRIDHLRNSIRQVKATWPFRIDAKVVLPGHWYAIWTLPPGDKSLGLRLGQIKLRFSRVIPTGEFLRESRVWRGERGIWQRRFWKHQIRDEVDLAAHIDYIHYKPVKHGCVAGVRYWQYSTFHRYVAKGWYGIDWGSSPNEDQVYSGEQGL; encoded by the coding sequence TTGTTGCTGCGGAGGGCGAATTCGCTGCTGAATGATCGCATTGATCATCTGCGGAATTCGATACGCCAGGTTAAAGCGACTTGGCCGTTTCGGATTGATGCGAAGGTGGTGCTGCCGGGGCATTGGTACGCCATATGGACGCTGCCACCGGGCGACAAGAGTCTTGGCCTGCGATTGGGCCAGATCAAGTTGCGATTTTCGCGCGTGATACCGACTGGAGAATTTCTACGTGAGAGCCGGGTGTGGCGTGGCGAGCGCGGTATCTGGCAACGGCGATTTTGGAAGCACCAAATTCGCGACGAGGTTGATCTGGCCGCGCACATCGACTACATTCACTACAAGCCGGTAAAACATGGCTGCGTGGCAGGCGTTCGCTATTGGCAGTATTCGACCTTTCACAGATATGTCGCCAAGGGCTGGTATGGAATCGACTGGGGTTCGTCGCCGAACGAGGATCAAGTTTATTCAGGAGAGCAAGGCTTGTAA
- a CDS encoding glycosyltransferase yields the protein MFVGVTSWNSATFLQRSIPAIFKNTCGLSLDVCVLDNASDDRSASIAQELGARVIVRRCTQPDALNVLAAEARSEHVLLMHSDVVLLSPQWYSVCAGKLVGDCALVSPEDIGCGPLTRPFGRGMPESSFMLFRRDALMKLREWRWPRRLGVPFPERSLDFNGEHVTHRLPMHLKSRGYSWQQMSVLISPTVSTPSYVPDWAPPVWDPELSNLRYGLGNFYSLDGVVTHYHNWYDRSLLDVSPDSRLTTGKRGQGFPLAYLADYTRNFLSDYDCGQLILPDPSPSLREPRCL from the coding sequence TTGTTCGTTGGCGTGACGAGTTGGAACAGCGCAACTTTTCTCCAGCGCTCGATTCCGGCGATCTTCAAGAATACTTGCGGTCTTTCGCTCGACGTCTGTGTGCTTGACAACGCCTCGGACGACCGCTCGGCATCGATCGCCCAGGAGCTTGGTGCGAGAGTTATCGTGCGCCGCTGCACGCAGCCGGATGCTCTCAATGTATTGGCTGCTGAAGCACGATCTGAGCATGTTTTGTTGATGCACTCTGACGTAGTTCTTCTCAGCCCACAATGGTATTCCGTCTGCGCCGGCAAACTGGTTGGAGACTGCGCGCTGGTGTCGCCTGAGGACATAGGTTGCGGCCCCCTGACTCGACCATTCGGGCGGGGAATGCCCGAGAGCTCGTTCATGCTGTTTCGCCGCGATGCGCTGATGAAACTTCGTGAATGGCGTTGGCCTCGACGACTTGGTGTTCCTTTTCCCGAGCGAAGCCTCGACTTCAACGGTGAGCATGTTACACACAGGCTGCCGATGCATCTGAAGTCGCGAGGCTATTCCTGGCAGCAAATGTCGGTACTGATTTCCCCGACAGTTTCAACTCCGTCCTATGTACCGGATTGGGCGCCGCCAGTATGGGACCCAGAGCTTTCGAATCTGCGTTACGGACTTGGAAACTTCTATTCCCTGGATGGCGTCGTGACGCACTATCACAACTGGTATGACCGGTCGCTTTTAGACGTCAGTCCGGATTCCAGGTTAACCACCGGAAAGCGCGGACAGGGGTTCCCGCTGGCCTACCTGGCGGATTACACGCGGAATTTTCTTTCAGATTATGACTGCGGACAACTGATACTGCCCGATCCGTCGCCGTCATTGCGGGAACCCAGATGTTTATGA
- a CDS encoding glycosyltransferase family 4 protein: MRFSNPISVLFLAPSAYPLGGVAVWLDYLVQGLRDLGFSIEVGLVSGRFHDVARYLRSYPALDGFPVANATGSAQGRRNALATELRRRRPDIVCGVNVGDLYGAVRQLRQVSSFEGRAVMTLHAIESDLFAEVRANADVLDSVIATNRLSCQLIPALSGYESTRVLYAPYGVELDSDLGQRQATVHPGALTVAWVGRLEESQKRISVLPRIAEALRRLGVAFELVVAGDGPDRESFLAAMEHACPRGSFRYLGALSATELSDRVYAKSDVLLLTSSWETGPIVAWEAASHGLAIVTSDYVGRRLEGALVDEETALVFDGTDADAGARQLSRLRDDGLRCRIGRAAMQMVMLRYSRATSVSAWAEALCAVEALPRLGSPGESAPIARSGRLDRWLGPVRAETVRRLVGRKFTHREPGGEWPHAVSGVQEALDVLAIGRQIERDSSSRGRHT; this comes from the coding sequence ATGAGATTCTCTAATCCCATTTCCGTTCTTTTCCTGGCACCATCGGCCTACCCGCTCGGGGGCGTAGCAGTCTGGCTCGATTATCTGGTCCAGGGTCTGCGTGATTTGGGATTTTCCATTGAGGTTGGTCTTGTTTCGGGCAGATTTCACGATGTTGCGCGGTATCTGCGATCGTACCCGGCGCTTGACGGTTTTCCAGTAGCGAATGCAACCGGCAGTGCGCAGGGGCGTCGCAATGCGCTGGCAACAGAGTTGAGGCGCCGACGCCCTGACATTGTCTGCGGTGTGAACGTGGGTGACTTGTACGGTGCTGTCCGGCAGCTGCGACAGGTGTCGAGTTTCGAAGGGCGCGCGGTTATGACCTTGCATGCGATCGAAAGCGATCTTTTTGCCGAGGTCCGGGCCAACGCGGATGTGCTCGACAGCGTTATCGCGACCAATCGTCTGAGTTGTCAGCTGATTCCCGCGCTGTCAGGGTATGAGTCGACGCGTGTTTTGTACGCGCCCTACGGGGTTGAGCTTGACAGTGATTTGGGCCAGCGACAGGCCACGGTTCATCCCGGGGCATTGACGGTTGCGTGGGTAGGGCGACTGGAAGAATCACAAAAGCGGATTTCTGTTCTACCCAGGATTGCCGAGGCCTTGCGTCGCTTGGGTGTTGCATTCGAGTTGGTAGTGGCTGGGGATGGCCCAGATCGCGAAAGCTTTCTAGCGGCCATGGAGCATGCATGCCCCCGCGGGAGTTTTCGCTATCTAGGTGCGTTGTCCGCAACGGAACTTTCCGATCGCGTTTACGCAAAATCGGATGTGCTCTTGTTGACGTCAAGTTGGGAGACGGGGCCAATTGTCGCTTGGGAAGCGGCCAGTCATGGACTTGCCATTGTCACTTCAGATTACGTCGGAAGACGTCTCGAAGGTGCGTTGGTCGACGAAGAAACAGCGTTGGTGTTTGATGGCACCGATGCTGACGCAGGTGCCAGGCAGCTGTCTCGGTTGCGTGATGACGGCTTGCGCTGTCGAATCGGGCGCGCCGCAATGCAGATGGTCATGTTGCGCTACTCGAGGGCGACTTCTGTTAGCGCGTGGGCCGAGGCGCTTTGTGCCGTTGAGGCCTTACCGCGGCTCGGATCTCCAGGCGAGTCGGCCCCGATCGCTCGCTCTGGTCGACTCGACCGCTGGCTTGGCCCGGTGCGGGCCGAGACAGTTCGGCGACTGGTGGGGAGGAAGTTCACTCACAGGGAACCCGGCGGGGAATGGCCGCATGCAGTGTCAGGTGTGCAGGAGGCACTGGATGTGCTGGCGATTGGCCGTCAGATTGAAAGGGACTCATCCAGCAGAGGGCGCCATACATAA
- a CDS encoding glycosyltransferase family 61 protein, translated as MSTGSIEASTWIGFSTERTSTSSGFDPICGRWLDEYSREIQRKILIDAKPDWAPQFTVIGRGYATNSGLITDEFGRRVAMEQLDQPLDGRETGYFRPVWTEEPRRCWLLTHRYQANYFHWLFEVVPKLLLAERASNAGDVFYIDQSQEFQRSIVNYVLGDGMRVLSATQRSHLRFLQGLALRHWDAFSGIPQPVVDMLRSQFGVPAGPPRRIYVSREGARGRRVLNEQAVLDILVPAGFEAINPSRLSWSEQVEIFASAEAVCGPHGAGLSNAVFCSPGTPLIELSAPRYIFPCWLDLSRKCKLQHRLVPGVGTDFAVDHGWKYQWEDFEVDLDRLRSAIHDLGFS; from the coding sequence TTGTCTACCGGGAGTATTGAGGCGTCTACCTGGATTGGCTTTTCAACGGAGCGTACCTCGACATCGTCTGGTTTTGATCCGATCTGTGGCCGTTGGCTCGATGAATACTCGCGTGAAATTCAGAGAAAGATTCTTATTGATGCCAAGCCCGACTGGGCGCCGCAGTTTACAGTCATTGGTCGTGGCTACGCGACAAATAGCGGGTTGATCACTGATGAGTTCGGGCGGCGAGTAGCGATGGAGCAACTCGATCAGCCGCTGGACGGGCGGGAGACGGGCTACTTCAGACCAGTATGGACGGAAGAGCCGCGTCGCTGCTGGTTGCTGACCCATCGTTATCAAGCGAATTATTTCCACTGGCTTTTCGAGGTTGTTCCAAAGCTCTTGCTTGCTGAAAGGGCATCCAATGCCGGTGATGTCTTCTATATTGATCAGTCGCAGGAATTTCAGCGAAGCATTGTGAACTACGTTCTTGGCGATGGGATGCGGGTTCTAAGCGCGACGCAACGGTCTCACCTACGATTCCTGCAAGGTCTCGCGCTCCGACACTGGGATGCGTTCTCCGGCATCCCGCAGCCAGTGGTTGATATGCTCAGGAGTCAGTTTGGGGTACCGGCCGGGCCGCCCCGCAGGATCTACGTGTCGCGTGAGGGGGCGCGTGGCCGGCGAGTCCTGAATGAACAAGCCGTTCTTGACATTCTTGTGCCCGCCGGCTTTGAAGCGATCAATCCGTCGAGGCTGTCTTGGTCCGAGCAGGTCGAGATCTTCGCTTCGGCGGAAGCGGTGTGTGGCCCGCACGGTGCAGGGTTGAGCAACGCCGTGTTTTGTTCGCCCGGTACGCCGTTGATCGAGTTGTCCGCGCCACGCTACATATTCCCCTGTTGGCTGGACCTTAGCCGGAAGTGCAAACTCCAGCATCGGCTGGTGCCTGGCGTCGGCACCGATTTTGCGGTCGATCATGGCTGGAAGTATCAGTGGGAGGATTTTGAAGTAGATCTGGATCGCCTTCGCTCGGCAATACACGACCTTGGTTTTTCTTGA
- a CDS encoding glycosyltransferase codes for MTDVSPGYEVPLISVAVLTFNHEKFLARALESVYAQEVRAPVEVIIAVDASDDSTLSIARKFAVDAQFPTLVLESDVRLGMQLNARRLMAATRGKYIALLEGDDYWLGTNKLEMQSTFLEEFPHVCGCATFAQVLIEPPLRREDINWLSERIPNVSEGEISIAHLATMRDMIPTASLMVRGDRFRLLPEWLQDLPMFDWYFSIGSAAWGGLTLLGAETSVYRLHTAGATLTTDYIRFASGFCAMLTHLCDETEGPRRAEIFDGLREFTWYMASRAENFGDGRAWEILNDLSVKERKFLGSVSRKTRRWRLRLRFPVAYSVIQKFAKVFARRFTTSAEIRN; via the coding sequence TTGACGGACGTTTCTCCAGGTTATGAAGTGCCACTGATATCGGTGGCGGTTTTGACATTCAATCACGAAAAGTTCCTGGCGCGTGCGTTGGAATCCGTCTACGCGCAGGAAGTACGTGCGCCGGTCGAAGTGATTATCGCCGTTGATGCATCGGACGACTCGACATTAAGTATCGCAAGAAAATTTGCCGTGGACGCTCAATTCCCCACGCTGGTACTAGAGTCCGACGTTCGTTTGGGGATGCAACTCAATGCACGTCGATTGATGGCTGCAACTCGAGGCAAGTATATCGCGCTCCTGGAAGGGGACGATTACTGGCTTGGGACCAATAAGCTTGAAATGCAAAGTACATTTCTTGAGGAGTTCCCTCATGTTTGCGGATGCGCTACCTTTGCTCAAGTCTTGATTGAACCACCGTTGCGGCGCGAAGATATTAATTGGTTAAGCGAGAGAATCCCGAATGTTTCGGAAGGGGAAATATCAATTGCGCATCTTGCGACTATGCGAGATATGATCCCTACGGCCTCTCTGATGGTCAGGGGTGACCGTTTCCGTTTGCTGCCAGAGTGGCTCCAAGATCTTCCCATGTTCGACTGGTATTTCTCCATCGGCTCGGCAGCTTGGGGTGGACTGACACTCTTGGGGGCCGAAACTAGCGTGTACAGATTACATACTGCTGGTGCAACGCTTACGACTGATTACATTCGTTTTGCAAGCGGTTTTTGCGCGATGCTTACTCACCTCTGCGACGAAACGGAAGGCCCACGGCGAGCGGAAATATTTGATGGACTTCGTGAGTTCACCTGGTATATGGCGAGTAGAGCGGAAAACTTCGGAGATGGTCGCGCATGGGAGATTCTGAATGATCTTTCGGTAAAGGAAAGAAAGTTCCTTGGTTCGGTTTCGAGAAAGACTCGCAGGTGGCGACTGAGGTTAAGGTTTCCCGTCGCGTATTCAGTAATTCAGAAGTTTGCTAAGGTTTTTGCTCGGCGGTTCACAACATCTGCAGAGATTAGAAATTGA
- a CDS encoding aminotransferase class I/II-fold pyridoxal phosphate-dependent enzyme — protein sequence MFDRRWLSNNGPLVQSFEARVAEYLGVRNCVAMCNGTIALEIAIRALGLQGEVIVPSYTFIATAHALHWQGITPVFADIDPNTHNLDPESVRRMITPRTTGVIGVHLWGRGAPIEALEEIADQYRLALMFDAAHAFGCSYKGRKVGGFGRAEVLSFHATKFFNTFEGGAVVTDDDALAETMRLMRNFGFAGFDNVIHPGTNGKMVEACAAMGLVNLDSIEDVITANFQNYKYYREGLAGIPGLRLMSYDESELNNFQYIIIEVGPECRSTRDEIVDELHKNNILARKYFWPGCHRMKPYRDLYPHAGLVLPITEEVSSRVIVLPTGPTVTGHLVRIIEIIREIAG from the coding sequence ATGTTCGACCGTCGCTGGCTCAGCAATAACGGACCCCTCGTCCAGTCCTTCGAAGCAAGAGTGGCCGAATATTTAGGGGTGCGAAACTGCGTCGCCATGTGCAACGGCACGATTGCTCTCGAAATCGCAATCCGCGCGCTTGGACTTCAAGGGGAAGTCATCGTGCCTTCCTATACGTTCATTGCCACGGCGCACGCACTGCATTGGCAAGGCATTACTCCCGTCTTTGCCGACATCGATCCCAATACACACAACCTAGATCCTGAATCTGTTCGGCGCATGATCACGCCGAGGACTACCGGCGTGATCGGCGTACATCTTTGGGGACGTGGCGCACCCATCGAGGCTCTCGAGGAGATCGCGGACCAATATCGGCTCGCCTTGATGTTCGATGCCGCTCATGCCTTCGGCTGCTCATACAAGGGAAGAAAGGTCGGCGGATTTGGTCGAGCAGAGGTCCTGAGTTTTCACGCGACCAAGTTTTTCAACACTTTTGAAGGTGGCGCGGTGGTCACAGACGACGATGCGCTTGCTGAAACCATGCGTTTGATGCGAAATTTCGGCTTCGCCGGATTCGACAATGTTATCCATCCAGGGACCAACGGCAAGATGGTAGAGGCATGTGCCGCAATGGGTCTGGTGAATCTTGACAGCATCGAAGACGTAATCACCGCAAACTTTCAAAATTATAAATATTATCGAGAGGGCTTGGCGGGAATTCCGGGGCTCCGTTTGATGTCATATGATGAATCAGAGCTCAACAACTTCCAGTACATAATAATCGAAGTTGGGCCTGAGTGTAGATCCACGCGTGACGAGATCGTAGATGAGCTACATAAAAACAATATCCTCGCGCGGAAGTACTTTTGGCCTGGATGCCATCGAATGAAGCCATATCGAGACCTATATCCGCACGCAGGATTGGTTCTGCCGATTACCGAAGAAGTGTCTTCGCGGGTGATAGTGTTGCCCACTGGGCCAACCGTAACCGGACATCTCGTACGGATTATTGAAATTATCCGAGAGATCGCAGGATGA
- a CDS encoding ATP-binding cassette domain-containing protein, with protein MSTRVVIEVENLSKFYRLGMIGGGTLREDLSRWWAKARGRPDPLLKIGEHDHGNREGEHLWALRDVSFQVQEGEVLGVIGRNGAGKSTLLKILSRITAPTSGRAVIRGRVGSLLEVGTGFHPELTGRENIYLNGAILGMKRAEITQKLDEIIDFAEMGRFIDTPAKRYSSGMTVRLAFAVAAHLEPELLIVDEVLAVGDLGFQRKCLGKMKDAAGHGRTVLFVSHNMSAVTSLCSRCILLNGGALTKSGNVDEVVQAYRDSARVHGCERVWTDPNLSPGNEHFRLARIAVQLPNGLGEAGPTVVSGFDIVIDYWNLSDQARLNLSLHVRNQDDAMVFNAVPITDHEWLGKPHPIGLYRARVEVPPRLVNSGQHSIELLAVHDQARVMYSLAEALVFEVSEVAEPELAWFGRLPGAVRPRLMWMTQYLSERKVP; from the coding sequence ATGAGTACTCGCGTCGTCATAGAAGTCGAAAACCTCTCGAAGTTCTACAGACTTGGAATGATTGGCGGGGGCACCTTGCGCGAGGACCTCTCGCGTTGGTGGGCAAAGGCCAGAGGCCGTCCCGATCCGCTGCTCAAGATCGGCGAGCATGACCACGGCAACCGCGAAGGGGAACACTTGTGGGCGCTACGGGACGTCAGCTTTCAGGTACAGGAGGGCGAAGTCCTCGGGGTCATCGGACGCAACGGGGCGGGTAAGAGCACTCTGCTCAAGATTCTCTCAAGGATTACAGCGCCTACATCAGGGCGGGCCGTGATCCGCGGACGCGTGGGAAGCTTGCTAGAGGTAGGAACGGGTTTCCACCCGGAACTAACGGGTCGTGAAAACATCTACTTGAACGGCGCAATCTTAGGGATGAAGCGTGCGGAGATTACGCAAAAGCTCGACGAAATCATCGATTTTGCTGAAATGGGCCGATTCATAGACACACCGGCAAAGCGCTACTCGAGCGGTATGACAGTGAGGTTGGCCTTCGCAGTTGCAGCGCATTTAGAACCAGAATTACTTATTGTTGATGAGGTCCTCGCGGTTGGCGACCTCGGGTTTCAGCGCAAGTGTCTAGGGAAGATGAAGGACGCCGCCGGCCATGGTCGTACTGTTTTGTTTGTCAGTCACAATATGAGCGCAGTTACGTCATTGTGTTCCCGCTGCATCCTATTGAATGGTGGGGCTTTAACCAAGTCGGGCAACGTCGACGAGGTGGTTCAGGCCTACCGGGATAGCGCGCGCGTGCACGGTTGCGAACGAGTGTGGACAGATCCCAATTTGTCGCCCGGAAATGAGCACTTTAGACTTGCTCGGATCGCTGTACAATTGCCTAATGGATTAGGCGAAGCAGGCCCGACCGTTGTGTCCGGCTTCGATATTGTTATTGACTACTGGAATCTCTCGGATCAGGCGCGGTTGAATCTGAGCCTTCACGTGCGAAACCAGGATGATGCTATGGTATTCAATGCCGTCCCCATTACAGATCATGAATGGCTTGGCAAGCCACACCCCATCGGTCTATACCGCGCTCGTGTTGAAGTCCCGCCTCGACTCGTGAATTCGGGGCAACACTCCATCGAATTACTCGCGGTGCACGACCAAGCGAGAGTGATGTATTCACTTGCGGAAGCGCTTGTATTCGAAGTTAGTGAGGTCGCGGAACCCGAGCTAGCGTGGTTCGGGCGCCTGCCAGGCGCTGTGCGCCCTCGCCTAATGTGGATGACCCAGTATCTTTCCGAGCGTAAGGTCCCGTGA
- a CDS encoding ABC transporter permease gives MTHGSERITILEPPRSLFSMRLGELWDYRDLIYLLVRRDFVAQYKQTMLGPAWHVIQPLFTTIIFTLVFGTIAKISTDGVPPFLFYMAGTTLWAYFSGVLTTTANTFIGNASIFGKVYFPRLVVPVSNLISKLIGFAIQMAFFLAFIGWYWLRGAPIEFQPTILLFPLLVLMMASFSLALGVIISALTTRYRDLAVVLTFGVQLYMYVTPIVYPVSTLSPDWQTWAMVNPMAPIVETFRHGILGAGTYDPFALLLSGATILLTLLLGVALFNRVERTFMDTV, from the coding sequence ATGACCCACGGCAGCGAACGCATAACCATACTCGAACCGCCAAGGTCCCTGTTCAGCATGAGGCTGGGTGAGTTGTGGGATTACCGCGATCTGATCTACCTGCTTGTCCGTCGAGATTTCGTTGCGCAGTACAAGCAAACGATGCTCGGGCCGGCCTGGCATGTGATTCAACCGCTGTTCACCACCATCATCTTCACACTGGTCTTCGGGACCATTGCCAAGATCTCCACGGATGGCGTACCACCGTTTCTGTTCTACATGGCGGGCACCACACTCTGGGCCTACTTCTCCGGCGTGCTGACCACAACTGCAAACACCTTCATCGGAAACGCCAGTATTTTCGGCAAGGTGTATTTCCCGCGGTTGGTGGTGCCAGTCTCGAACCTGATCTCGAAGCTGATCGGTTTCGCCATCCAGATGGCGTTTTTTCTCGCCTTCATCGGTTGGTATTGGTTGCGCGGTGCTCCCATCGAGTTCCAGCCAACCATCCTGCTGTTCCCCTTGCTCGTACTGATGATGGCCTCATTCAGTCTGGCGCTCGGAGTCATAATCTCGGCGCTGACCACCAGGTACCGTGACCTGGCTGTGGTTCTGACCTTTGGCGTTCAGCTCTACATGTACGTCACCCCGATTGTCTATCCGGTATCGACCCTGTCACCCGATTGGCAGACTTGGGCCATGGTCAACCCAATGGCTCCGATCGTCGAGACCTTCCGCCACGGAATTCTTGGTGCGGGAACGTACGATCCGTTCGCACTCTTGCTAAGTGGAGCAACGATTCTATTGACACTGCTTCTGGGCGTCGCGCTTTTCAACCGTGTCGAACGAACCTTCATGGATACGGTGTAA
- a CDS encoding SDR family NAD(P)-dependent oxidoreductase has product MSTVLITGGAGFIGVNASLHFARQGWQVVIADNLSRRGTADNLAWLQSQTAVAFERCDIRDAAAIAEVVRKHQPDLLIHLAAQVAVTTSVVNPREDFEINALGTFNVLEAIRLNSPQTFVINASTNKVYGKLAHLGVVERNGRYEYADHPNGVAETEQLDFYSPYGCSKGVADQYTIDYARIYGLKTVTFRQSCIYGERQLGIEDQGWVAWFAIAATLGKQLTIYGDGKQIRDVLDVRDLVRAYEMAYAARDQVSGRAFNIGGGPTNTMSLLELLAHLEKVTGKPVPRAYDEPRPGDQPVFVCDIAAAKAGFGWAPEIGVTDGVHNLIDWVGANPELFAWMK; this is encoded by the coding sequence GTGAGCACTGTACTCATCACCGGCGGCGCCGGATTCATCGGCGTCAATGCGTCATTGCACTTCGCCCGCCAGGGGTGGCAAGTCGTTATCGCTGACAACCTGAGTCGACGAGGAACTGCCGACAATCTTGCATGGTTGCAATCCCAGACAGCGGTAGCCTTCGAGCGCTGTGACATCCGGGATGCAGCGGCGATCGCCGAGGTCGTCCGCAAGCACCAGCCCGACCTGTTGATCCACCTTGCGGCTCAAGTCGCTGTGACAACCTCGGTGGTCAACCCCCGAGAGGACTTCGAAATCAACGCACTCGGGACCTTCAATGTGCTTGAGGCCATCAGGCTGAATTCGCCGCAGACCTTCGTCATCAACGCCTCAACAAACAAGGTGTACGGAAAGTTGGCGCATCTGGGCGTAGTCGAGCGCAACGGTCGCTACGAATACGCCGATCATCCCAATGGGGTTGCTGAAACCGAACAGCTGGATTTCTACTCCCCTTACGGATGTTCCAAAGGCGTTGCCGACCAGTACACCATCGACTACGCACGAATCTATGGCCTCAAGACGGTGACCTTCCGCCAGAGCTGCATCTATGGCGAGCGCCAGCTGGGCATTGAGGATCAGGGCTGGGTAGCATGGTTTGCCATCGCAGCAACGCTGGGCAAACAACTGACCATCTACGGCGACGGCAAGCAGATCCGGGATGTCCTCGATGTGCGAGATCTGGTACGCGCCTATGAAATGGCATATGCCGCTCGCGATCAGGTTTCAGGCCGAGCCTTCAACATCGGCGGTGGCCCCACCAATACGATGAGCCTGCTTGAACTACTGGCGCATTTGGAAAAGGTGACTGGAAAGCCCGTCCCCCGTGCGTACGACGAACCACGCCCAGGCGATCAGCCGGTTTTTGTCTGCGACATTGCGGCCGCCAAAGCCGGGTTCGGGTGGGCGCCGGAGATTGGCGTGACCGATGGCGTCCACAATCTGATTGACTGGGTGGGCGCAAACCCCGAATTGTTCGCGTGGATGAAGTAA
- a CDS encoding glycosyltransferase family 4 protein — translation MGAHLGQTDPPAERGRHALCRMTTQSKSILITTIAARQGGVPAMLRFAIDALRRNGWDPHLAYYEPYSQSPELSVPVQALVRRAVSSRREEGIGGTKATAVGAWLPELEFTHYRPSAQWRELIAGFPMHLVISGTAIAGAALASLGKPFVAWLATDLEGDRCDRVGTFPWYRRMLDQGLNVHVLRAQERRVIHRAHVLALSKHTEGELNRIAGRKVVREVLPAPIDTRIFKPKAGFTTAGRIGFSGRLDDPRKNVALLLDSMVDLAHSCPESELVLIGHRPGTPLEAWIAARGLDARVKLLPYVAPEQLPEILAELDVFAVPSHQEGLCIAALEAMACGVPVISTRCGGPEDFISDGHNGWLVEVNARDLAEALRRVIKDRASRLSMGIAARRTIESHYSIGSAEKILMGALNQTFPNQIRSLCA, via the coding sequence TTGGGCGCGCACCTGGGCCAGACAGATCCTCCAGCAGAACGCGGCCGCCATGCCCTCTGCCGCATGACAACACAGAGCAAGTCAATCCTGATTACCACCATCGCGGCACGCCAGGGCGGTGTGCCGGCCATGTTGCGCTTCGCCATTGATGCGTTACGCCGCAATGGCTGGGATCCTCACCTGGCCTACTATGAACCCTACAGCCAGAGCCCCGAGCTTTCGGTGCCCGTCCAGGCACTGGTCAGGAGAGCGGTGAGTTCGCGGCGGGAGGAGGGCATTGGTGGCACAAAAGCGACGGCCGTAGGCGCTTGGCTTCCGGAACTCGAGTTTACCCACTACCGACCCAGTGCCCAGTGGCGCGAGCTTATCGCCGGATTTCCCATGCATCTGGTGATTTCCGGAACGGCCATCGCCGGCGCCGCGCTCGCCAGCCTGGGAAAGCCCTTCGTTGCCTGGCTGGCAACGGATCTGGAAGGCGACCGATGTGATCGTGTTGGCACCTTTCCTTGGTACCGGCGCATGCTGGATCAGGGACTTAACGTCCATGTCTTGCGCGCGCAAGAACGCCGTGTGATCCATCGTGCGCACGTGCTTGCACTGAGCAAACATACTGAGGGCGAACTCAATCGAATTGCAGGCCGCAAGGTGGTGCGCGAAGTTCTGCCTGCCCCGATCGATACAAGAATCTTCAAACCCAAGGCCGGCTTCACCACGGCAGGGCGAATTGGCTTTTCCGGTCGCCTGGACGACCCGCGCAAGAACGTGGCACTACTGCTGGATTCCATGGTGGATCTTGCGCACTCCTGCCCCGAGAGCGAGTTGGTCTTGATTGGCCATCGGCCGGGCACACCATTGGAGGCCTGGATCGCAGCTCGTGGCCTGGACGCGCGGGTGAAGCTGCTCCCTTATGTCGCACCAGAACAGTTGCCCGAGATTCTGGCTGAACTCGATGTGTTCGCTGTTCCCTCGCATCAGGAGGGCCTATGCATCGCTGCCCTGGAAGCCATGGCATGCGGTGTGCCGGTCATCAGCACACGCTGTGGTGGTCCCGAAGATTTCATAAGCGACGGGCACAACGGATGGCTGGTCGAAGTCAACGCCCGCGACTTGGCGGAAGCCCTTCGCCGTGTCATCAAGGACCGCGCGTCTCGTCTATCCATGGGCATCGCAGCGCGAAGGACCATCGAATCGCATTACAGCATCGGTAGCGCCGAAAAGATCTTGATGGGCGCCCTCAATCAGACCTTCCCCAATCAAATCAGGAGCCTGTGCGCGTGA